Proteins encoded in a region of the Zea mays cultivar B73 chromosome 2, Zm-B73-REFERENCE-NAM-5.0, whole genome shotgun sequence genome:
- the LOC109944586 gene encoding uncharacterized protein yields MDTVASWRLLSPPPCPQQLPKRQATFAASPRQHSASSSSAKFRLLCHLHLHDKIDTHIATNNLALVSLPLPATSPISISPTIPAAPRCLIVHALCSVSRLLLGRDDERAASGVGAAELAAAEAGNGATVRRRLGSCTYRSVHHCPALQLGLIMLPAGIERVISQMLYNVPRLRRRRRWR; encoded by the coding sequence ATGGACACCGTCGCCTCATGGCGCCTCCTCtccccgcctccctgcccgcagcAGCTACCCAAGCGGCAAGCGACCTTCGCGGCCTCGCCACGGCAGCATTCGGCCAGCTCCAGCAGCGCCAAGTTCAGGCTCCTctgccacctccacctccatgaCAAGATCGATACACATATAGCTACCAATAATCTTGCATTGGTTTCGTTGCCATTGCCGGCCACCTCACCCATATCGATCTCGCCTACAATTCCTGCCGCGCCGCGGTGTCTGATCGTCCATGCTCTTTGTTCTGTTTCCCGTTTGCTTCTTGGACGAGACGACGAACGCGCAGCCAGCGGCGTCGGTGCAGCAGAGCTCGCAGCTGCAGAGGCTGGCAACGGTGCTACGGTGCGGCGCCGTCTGGGCAGCTGTACGTACAGGAGTGTCCATCACTGCCCGGCCCTGCAGCTTGGTTTGATAATGCTGCCGGCCGGAATCGAACGTGTGATATCGCAAATGCTGTATAATGTACCTAGGTTGAGGCGCCGGCGGCGCTGGCGGTGA
- the LOC100272638 gene encoding uncharacterized protein isoform X1, translating to MSWRLPAPGATLTPMTIYPPSLRSDSQAATTTATGGRRRQAGWVSTSTTTTTRARDLAVVSSAHTQRTGSGSGQMGAENGSNNPSSTVLDGLYGVQLGRPSDPAQTDGGASSSPAACEHHHKRGRGGTAQAQQRLQIRRLWQHRPSCFKPIHCTITCDKHAGETVANVVTSLPFIVLGLQAPRQHICFVCLRAHSARSLLSNARCCRKNLNAAIYANSLVGMGVASSLYHSSRGGIRRLLRWADYTMIATTTLCLSRAVGNENPRLLMAASALLLPFQPLVVSAVHTGLMEASNVSFARRASMEPELRMAHNLHKVSSLLGGALFIADDCFPETPYIHAAWHLAAAIGVGTCNKLLE from the exons ATGTCTTGGCGTCTCCCGGCGCCGGGCGCGACGCTCACGCCAATGACTATTTATCCGCCCTCCTTGCGATCGGACAGCCAGGCAGCGACGACGACCGCGACCGGTGGGCGGCGGAGGCAAGCTGGGTGGGtttctacttctactactactaccacACGCGCGCGCGATCTCGCG GTGGTTTCATCAGCTCACACACAGAGAACAGGATCAGGATCAGGACAGATGGGAGCCGAGAACGGTAGCAACAACCCTTCGTCGACCGTCTTGGATGGCCTCTACGGGGTGCAGCTCGGCCGTCCATCGGATCCGGCACAGACCGACGGTGGGGCGTCGTCGTCACCAGCAGCTTGTGAACACCACCACAAGCGTGGCCGTGGTGGTACAGCACAGGCACAGCAGAGGTTGCAGATCCG AAGGCTATGGCAGCACAGACCGTCTTGCTTCAAGCCCATCCACTGCACCATTACGT GTGACAAGCATGCTGGCGAGACTGTCGCGAACGTCGTCACCTCGCTGCCCTTCATCGTTCTTGGACTGCAGGCTCCAAGGCAACATATATGCTTTGTTTGCTTGCGTGCTCACAGCGCGAGGAGTCTACTAAGTAACGCGCGATGCTGCAGGAAGAACCTGAACGCCGCTATCTACGCCAACTCCCTGGTCGGGATGGGAGTAGCGTCGAGCCTGTACCATTCTTCCAGAGGAGGAATCCGGAGGCTCCTGCGTTGGGCCGACTACACTATGATTGCCACCACAACTCTG TGTTTGTCGAGAGCAGTAGGCAACGAGAACCCAAGATTGCTCATGGCCGCTTCAGCGTTGCTCCTGCCGTTTCAGCCACTGGTGGTTTCGGCTGTCCACACTGGACTCATGGAGGCAAGTAAT GTTTCATTTGCGAGAAGAGCGTCGATGGAACCGGAGCTCAGGATGGCGCATAACCTGCACAAGGTGTCGTCTCTGCTGGGAGGTGCGCTGTTCATCGCCGACGACTGCTTCCCGGAGACTCCCTATATCCACGCCGCGTGGCATCTTGCTGCTGCCATCGGCGTTGGCACGTGCAACAAGCTTCTTGAATGA
- the LOC100272638 gene encoding uncharacterized protein isoform X3: MSWRLPAPGATLTPMTIYPPSLRSDSQAATTTATGGRRRQAGWVSTSTTTTTRARDLAVVSSAHTQRTGSGSGQMGAENGSNNPSSTVLDGLYGVQLGRPSDPAQTDGGASSSPAACEHHHKRGRGGTAQAQQRLQIRRLWQHRPSCFKPIHCTITCDKHAGETVANVVTSLPFIVLGLQAPRKNLNAAIYANSLVGMGVASSLYHSSRGGIRRLLRWADYTMIATTTLCLSRAVGNENPRLLMAASALLLPFQPLVVSAVHTGLMEASNVSFARRASMEPELRMAHNLHKVSSLLGGALFIADDCFPETPYIHAAWHLAAAIGVGTCNKLLE, from the exons ATGTCTTGGCGTCTCCCGGCGCCGGGCGCGACGCTCACGCCAATGACTATTTATCCGCCCTCCTTGCGATCGGACAGCCAGGCAGCGACGACGACCGCGACCGGTGGGCGGCGGAGGCAAGCTGGGTGGGtttctacttctactactactaccacACGCGCGCGCGATCTCGCG GTGGTTTCATCAGCTCACACACAGAGAACAGGATCAGGATCAGGACAGATGGGAGCCGAGAACGGTAGCAACAACCCTTCGTCGACCGTCTTGGATGGCCTCTACGGGGTGCAGCTCGGCCGTCCATCGGATCCGGCACAGACCGACGGTGGGGCGTCGTCGTCACCAGCAGCTTGTGAACACCACCACAAGCGTGGCCGTGGTGGTACAGCACAGGCACAGCAGAGGTTGCAGATCCG AAGGCTATGGCAGCACAGACCGTCTTGCTTCAAGCCCATCCACTGCACCATTACGT GTGACAAGCATGCTGGCGAGACTGTCGCGAACGTCGTCACCTCGCTGCCCTTCATCGTTCTTGGACTGCAGGCTCCAAG GAAGAACCTGAACGCCGCTATCTACGCCAACTCCCTGGTCGGGATGGGAGTAGCGTCGAGCCTGTACCATTCTTCCAGAGGAGGAATCCGGAGGCTCCTGCGTTGGGCCGACTACACTATGATTGCCACCACAACTCTG TGTTTGTCGAGAGCAGTAGGCAACGAGAACCCAAGATTGCTCATGGCCGCTTCAGCGTTGCTCCTGCCGTTTCAGCCACTGGTGGTTTCGGCTGTCCACACTGGACTCATGGAGGCAAGTAAT GTTTCATTTGCGAGAAGAGCGTCGATGGAACCGGAGCTCAGGATGGCGCATAACCTGCACAAGGTGTCGTCTCTGCTGGGAGGTGCGCTGTTCATCGCCGACGACTGCTTCCCGGAGACTCCCTATATCCACGCCGCGTGGCATCTTGCTGCTGCCATCGGCGTTGGCACGTGCAACAAGCTTCTTGAATGA
- the LOC100272638 gene encoding uncharacterized protein isoform X2 — protein sequence MSWRLPAPGATLTPMTIYPPSLRSDSQAATTTATGGRRRQAGWVSTSTTTTTRARDLAVVSSAHTQRTGSGSGQMGAENGSNNPSSTVLDGLYGVQLGRPSDPAQTDGGASSSPAACEHHHKRGRGGTAQAQQRLQIRRLWQHRPSCFKPIHCTITCDKHAGETVANVVTSLPFIVLGLQAPRQHICFVCLRAHSARSLLSNARCCRKNLNAAIYANSLVGMGVASSLYHSSRGGIRRLLRWADYTMIATTTLCLSRAVGNENPRLLMAASALLLPFQPLVVSAVHTGLMEVSFARRASMEPELRMAHNLHKVSSLLGGALFIADDCFPETPYIHAAWHLAAAIGVGTCNKLLE from the exons ATGTCTTGGCGTCTCCCGGCGCCGGGCGCGACGCTCACGCCAATGACTATTTATCCGCCCTCCTTGCGATCGGACAGCCAGGCAGCGACGACGACCGCGACCGGTGGGCGGCGGAGGCAAGCTGGGTGGGtttctacttctactactactaccacACGCGCGCGCGATCTCGCG GTGGTTTCATCAGCTCACACACAGAGAACAGGATCAGGATCAGGACAGATGGGAGCCGAGAACGGTAGCAACAACCCTTCGTCGACCGTCTTGGATGGCCTCTACGGGGTGCAGCTCGGCCGTCCATCGGATCCGGCACAGACCGACGGTGGGGCGTCGTCGTCACCAGCAGCTTGTGAACACCACCACAAGCGTGGCCGTGGTGGTACAGCACAGGCACAGCAGAGGTTGCAGATCCG AAGGCTATGGCAGCACAGACCGTCTTGCTTCAAGCCCATCCACTGCACCATTACGT GTGACAAGCATGCTGGCGAGACTGTCGCGAACGTCGTCACCTCGCTGCCCTTCATCGTTCTTGGACTGCAGGCTCCAAGGCAACATATATGCTTTGTTTGCTTGCGTGCTCACAGCGCGAGGAGTCTACTAAGTAACGCGCGATGCTGCAGGAAGAACCTGAACGCCGCTATCTACGCCAACTCCCTGGTCGGGATGGGAGTAGCGTCGAGCCTGTACCATTCTTCCAGAGGAGGAATCCGGAGGCTCCTGCGTTGGGCCGACTACACTATGATTGCCACCACAACTCTG TGTTTGTCGAGAGCAGTAGGCAACGAGAACCCAAGATTGCTCATGGCCGCTTCAGCGTTGCTCCTGCCGTTTCAGCCACTGGTGGTTTCGGCTGTCCACACTGGACTCATGGAG GTTTCATTTGCGAGAAGAGCGTCGATGGAACCGGAGCTCAGGATGGCGCATAACCTGCACAAGGTGTCGTCTCTGCTGGGAGGTGCGCTGTTCATCGCCGACGACTGCTTCCCGGAGACTCCCTATATCCACGCCGCGTGGCATCTTGCTGCTGCCATCGGCGTTGGCACGTGCAACAAGCTTCTTGAATGA
- the LOC100272638 gene encoding uncharacterized protein isoform X5, producing the protein MSWRLPAPGATLTPMTIYPPSLRSDSQAATTTATGGRRRQAGWVSTSTTTTTRARDLAVVSSAHTQRTGSGSGQMGAENGSNNPSSTVLDGLYGVQLGRPSDPAQTDGGASSSPAACEHHHKRGRGGTAQAQQRLQIRRLWQHRPSCFKPIHCTITCDKHAGETVANVVTSLPFIVLGLQAPRKNLNAAIYANSLVGMGVASSLYHSSRGGIRRLLRWADYTMIATTTLCLSRAVGNENPRLLMAASALLLPFQPLVVSAVHTGLMEVSFARRASMEPELRMAHNLHKVSSLLGGALFIADDCFPETPYIHAAWHLAAAIGVGTCNKLLE; encoded by the exons ATGTCTTGGCGTCTCCCGGCGCCGGGCGCGACGCTCACGCCAATGACTATTTATCCGCCCTCCTTGCGATCGGACAGCCAGGCAGCGACGACGACCGCGACCGGTGGGCGGCGGAGGCAAGCTGGGTGGGtttctacttctactactactaccacACGCGCGCGCGATCTCGCG GTGGTTTCATCAGCTCACACACAGAGAACAGGATCAGGATCAGGACAGATGGGAGCCGAGAACGGTAGCAACAACCCTTCGTCGACCGTCTTGGATGGCCTCTACGGGGTGCAGCTCGGCCGTCCATCGGATCCGGCACAGACCGACGGTGGGGCGTCGTCGTCACCAGCAGCTTGTGAACACCACCACAAGCGTGGCCGTGGTGGTACAGCACAGGCACAGCAGAGGTTGCAGATCCG AAGGCTATGGCAGCACAGACCGTCTTGCTTCAAGCCCATCCACTGCACCATTACGT GTGACAAGCATGCTGGCGAGACTGTCGCGAACGTCGTCACCTCGCTGCCCTTCATCGTTCTTGGACTGCAGGCTCCAAG GAAGAACCTGAACGCCGCTATCTACGCCAACTCCCTGGTCGGGATGGGAGTAGCGTCGAGCCTGTACCATTCTTCCAGAGGAGGAATCCGGAGGCTCCTGCGTTGGGCCGACTACACTATGATTGCCACCACAACTCTG TGTTTGTCGAGAGCAGTAGGCAACGAGAACCCAAGATTGCTCATGGCCGCTTCAGCGTTGCTCCTGCCGTTTCAGCCACTGGTGGTTTCGGCTGTCCACACTGGACTCATGGAG GTTTCATTTGCGAGAAGAGCGTCGATGGAACCGGAGCTCAGGATGGCGCATAACCTGCACAAGGTGTCGTCTCTGCTGGGAGGTGCGCTGTTCATCGCCGACGACTGCTTCCCGGAGACTCCCTATATCCACGCCGCGTGGCATCTTGCTGCTGCCATCGGCGTTGGCACGTGCAACAAGCTTCTTGAATGA
- the LOC100272638 gene encoding uncharacterized protein isoform X6 yields MTIYPPSLRSDSQAATTTATGGRRRQAGSQARAQVVSSAHTQRTGSGSGQMGAENGSNNPSSTVLDGLYGVQLGRPSDPAQTDGGASSSPAACEHHHKRGRGGTAQAQQRLQIRRLWQHRPSCFKPIHCTITCDKHAGETVANVVTSLPFIVLGLQAPRKNLNAAIYANSLVGMGVASSLYHSSRGGIRRLLRWADYTMIATTTLCLSRAVGNENPRLLMAASALLLPFQPLVVSAVHTGLMEASNVSFARRASMEPELRMAHNLHKVSSLLGGALFIADDCFPETPYIHAAWHLAAAIGVGTCNKLLE; encoded by the exons ATGACTATTTATCCGCCCTCCTTGCGATCGGACAGCCAGGCAGCGACGACGACCGCGACCGGTGGGCGGCGGAGGCAAGCTGG GTCTCAAGCTAGAGCACAGGTGGTTTCATCAGCTCACACACAGAGAACAGGATCAGGATCAGGACAGATGGGAGCCGAGAACGGTAGCAACAACCCTTCGTCGACCGTCTTGGATGGCCTCTACGGGGTGCAGCTCGGCCGTCCATCGGATCCGGCACAGACCGACGGTGGGGCGTCGTCGTCACCAGCAGCTTGTGAACACCACCACAAGCGTGGCCGTGGTGGTACAGCACAGGCACAGCAGAGGTTGCAGATCCG AAGGCTATGGCAGCACAGACCGTCTTGCTTCAAGCCCATCCACTGCACCATTACGT GTGACAAGCATGCTGGCGAGACTGTCGCGAACGTCGTCACCTCGCTGCCCTTCATCGTTCTTGGACTGCAGGCTCCAAG GAAGAACCTGAACGCCGCTATCTACGCCAACTCCCTGGTCGGGATGGGAGTAGCGTCGAGCCTGTACCATTCTTCCAGAGGAGGAATCCGGAGGCTCCTGCGTTGGGCCGACTACACTATGATTGCCACCACAACTCTG TGTTTGTCGAGAGCAGTAGGCAACGAGAACCCAAGATTGCTCATGGCCGCTTCAGCGTTGCTCCTGCCGTTTCAGCCACTGGTGGTTTCGGCTGTCCACACTGGACTCATGGAGGCAAGTAAT GTTTCATTTGCGAGAAGAGCGTCGATGGAACCGGAGCTCAGGATGGCGCATAACCTGCACAAGGTGTCGTCTCTGCTGGGAGGTGCGCTGTTCATCGCCGACGACTGCTTCCCGGAGACTCCCTATATCCACGCCGCGTGGCATCTTGCTGCTGCCATCGGCGTTGGCACGTGCAACAAGCTTCTTGAATGA
- the LOC100272638 gene encoding uncharacterized protein isoform X7, with product MTIYPPSLRSDSQAATTTATGGRRRQAGSQARAQVVSSAHTQRTGSGSGQMGAENGSNNPSSTVLDGLYGVQLGRPSDPAQTDGGASSSPAACEHHHKRGRGGTAQAQQRLQIRRLWQHRPSCFKPIHCTITCDKHAGETVANVVTSLPFIVLGLQAPRKNLNAAIYANSLVGMGVASSLYHSSRGGIRRLLRWADYTMIATTTLCLSRAVGNENPRLLMAASALLLPFQPLVVSAVHTGLMEVSFARRASMEPELRMAHNLHKVSSLLGGALFIADDCFPETPYIHAAWHLAAAIGVGTCNKLLE from the exons ATGACTATTTATCCGCCCTCCTTGCGATCGGACAGCCAGGCAGCGACGACGACCGCGACCGGTGGGCGGCGGAGGCAAGCTGG GTCTCAAGCTAGAGCACAGGTGGTTTCATCAGCTCACACACAGAGAACAGGATCAGGATCAGGACAGATGGGAGCCGAGAACGGTAGCAACAACCCTTCGTCGACCGTCTTGGATGGCCTCTACGGGGTGCAGCTCGGCCGTCCATCGGATCCGGCACAGACCGACGGTGGGGCGTCGTCGTCACCAGCAGCTTGTGAACACCACCACAAGCGTGGCCGTGGTGGTACAGCACAGGCACAGCAGAGGTTGCAGATCCG AAGGCTATGGCAGCACAGACCGTCTTGCTTCAAGCCCATCCACTGCACCATTACGT GTGACAAGCATGCTGGCGAGACTGTCGCGAACGTCGTCACCTCGCTGCCCTTCATCGTTCTTGGACTGCAGGCTCCAAG GAAGAACCTGAACGCCGCTATCTACGCCAACTCCCTGGTCGGGATGGGAGTAGCGTCGAGCCTGTACCATTCTTCCAGAGGAGGAATCCGGAGGCTCCTGCGTTGGGCCGACTACACTATGATTGCCACCACAACTCTG TGTTTGTCGAGAGCAGTAGGCAACGAGAACCCAAGATTGCTCATGGCCGCTTCAGCGTTGCTCCTGCCGTTTCAGCCACTGGTGGTTTCGGCTGTCCACACTGGACTCATGGAG GTTTCATTTGCGAGAAGAGCGTCGATGGAACCGGAGCTCAGGATGGCGCATAACCTGCACAAGGTGTCGTCTCTGCTGGGAGGTGCGCTGTTCATCGCCGACGACTGCTTCCCGGAGACTCCCTATATCCACGCCGCGTGGCATCTTGCTGCTGCCATCGGCGTTGGCACGTGCAACAAGCTTCTTGAATGA
- the LOC100272638 gene encoding uncharacterized protein isoform X4, which translates to MTIYPPSLRSDSQAATTTATGGRRRQAGSQARAQVVSSAHTQRTGSGSGQMGAENGSNNPSSTVLDGLYGVQLGRPSDPAQTDGGASSSPAACEHHHKRGRGGTAQAQQRLQIRRLWQHRPSCFKPIHCTITCDKHAGETVANVVTSLPFIVLGLQAPRQHICFVCLRAHSARSLLSNARCCRKNLNAAIYANSLVGMGVASSLYHSSRGGIRRLLRWADYTMIATTTLCLSRAVGNENPRLLMAASALLLPFQPLVVSAVHTGLMEASNVSFARRASMEPELRMAHNLHKVSSLLGGALFIADDCFPETPYIHAAWHLAAAIGVGTCNKLLE; encoded by the exons ATGACTATTTATCCGCCCTCCTTGCGATCGGACAGCCAGGCAGCGACGACGACCGCGACCGGTGGGCGGCGGAGGCAAGCTGG GTCTCAAGCTAGAGCACAGGTGGTTTCATCAGCTCACACACAGAGAACAGGATCAGGATCAGGACAGATGGGAGCCGAGAACGGTAGCAACAACCCTTCGTCGACCGTCTTGGATGGCCTCTACGGGGTGCAGCTCGGCCGTCCATCGGATCCGGCACAGACCGACGGTGGGGCGTCGTCGTCACCAGCAGCTTGTGAACACCACCACAAGCGTGGCCGTGGTGGTACAGCACAGGCACAGCAGAGGTTGCAGATCCG AAGGCTATGGCAGCACAGACCGTCTTGCTTCAAGCCCATCCACTGCACCATTACGT GTGACAAGCATGCTGGCGAGACTGTCGCGAACGTCGTCACCTCGCTGCCCTTCATCGTTCTTGGACTGCAGGCTCCAAGGCAACATATATGCTTTGTTTGCTTGCGTGCTCACAGCGCGAGGAGTCTACTAAGTAACGCGCGATGCTGCAGGAAGAACCTGAACGCCGCTATCTACGCCAACTCCCTGGTCGGGATGGGAGTAGCGTCGAGCCTGTACCATTCTTCCAGAGGAGGAATCCGGAGGCTCCTGCGTTGGGCCGACTACACTATGATTGCCACCACAACTCTG TGTTTGTCGAGAGCAGTAGGCAACGAGAACCCAAGATTGCTCATGGCCGCTTCAGCGTTGCTCCTGCCGTTTCAGCCACTGGTGGTTTCGGCTGTCCACACTGGACTCATGGAGGCAAGTAAT GTTTCATTTGCGAGAAGAGCGTCGATGGAACCGGAGCTCAGGATGGCGCATAACCTGCACAAGGTGTCGTCTCTGCTGGGAGGTGCGCTGTTCATCGCCGACGACTGCTTCCCGGAGACTCCCTATATCCACGCCGCGTGGCATCTTGCTGCTGCCATCGGCGTTGGCACGTGCAACAAGCTTCTTGAATGA
- the LOC100272638 gene encoding uncharacterized protein isoform X9 yields the protein MGAENGSNNPSSTVLDGLYGVQLGRPSDPAQTDGGASSSPAACEHHHKRGRGGTAQAQQRLQIRRLWQHRPSCFKPIHCTITCDKHAGETVANVVTSLPFIVLGLQAPRKNLNAAIYANSLVGMGVASSLYHSSRGGIRRLLRWADYTMIATTTLCLSRAVGNENPRLLMAASALLLPFQPLVVSAVHTGLMEVSFARRASMEPELRMAHNLHKVSSLLGGALFIADDCFPETPYIHAAWHLAAAIGVGTCNKLLE from the exons ATGGGAGCCGAGAACGGTAGCAACAACCCTTCGTCGACCGTCTTGGATGGCCTCTACGGGGTGCAGCTCGGCCGTCCATCGGATCCGGCACAGACCGACGGTGGGGCGTCGTCGTCACCAGCAGCTTGTGAACACCACCACAAGCGTGGCCGTGGTGGTACAGCACAGGCACAGCAGAGGTTGCAGATCCG AAGGCTATGGCAGCACAGACCGTCTTGCTTCAAGCCCATCCACTGCACCATTACGT GTGACAAGCATGCTGGCGAGACTGTCGCGAACGTCGTCACCTCGCTGCCCTTCATCGTTCTTGGACTGCAGGCTCCAAG GAAGAACCTGAACGCCGCTATCTACGCCAACTCCCTGGTCGGGATGGGAGTAGCGTCGAGCCTGTACCATTCTTCCAGAGGAGGAATCCGGAGGCTCCTGCGTTGGGCCGACTACACTATGATTGCCACCACAACTCTG TGTTTGTCGAGAGCAGTAGGCAACGAGAACCCAAGATTGCTCATGGCCGCTTCAGCGTTGCTCCTGCCGTTTCAGCCACTGGTGGTTTCGGCTGTCCACACTGGACTCATGGAG GTTTCATTTGCGAGAAGAGCGTCGATGGAACCGGAGCTCAGGATGGCGCATAACCTGCACAAGGTGTCGTCTCTGCTGGGAGGTGCGCTGTTCATCGCCGACGACTGCTTCCCGGAGACTCCCTATATCCACGCCGCGTGGCATCTTGCTGCTGCCATCGGCGTTGGCACGTGCAACAAGCTTCTTGAATGA
- the LOC100272638 gene encoding uncharacterized protein isoform X8, translating to MGAENGSNNPSSTVLDGLYGVQLGRPSDPAQTDGGASSSPAACEHHHKRGRGGTAQAQQRLQIRRLWQHRPSCFKPIHCTITCDKHAGETVANVVTSLPFIVLGLQAPRQHICFVCLRAHSARSLLSNARCCRKNLNAAIYANSLVGMGVASSLYHSSRGGIRRLLRWADYTMIATTTLCLSRAVGNENPRLLMAASALLLPFQPLVVSAVHTGLMEASNVSFARRASMEPELRMAHNLHKVSSLLGGALFIADDCFPETPYIHAAWHLAAAIGVGTCNKLLE from the exons ATGGGAGCCGAGAACGGTAGCAACAACCCTTCGTCGACCGTCTTGGATGGCCTCTACGGGGTGCAGCTCGGCCGTCCATCGGATCCGGCACAGACCGACGGTGGGGCGTCGTCGTCACCAGCAGCTTGTGAACACCACCACAAGCGTGGCCGTGGTGGTACAGCACAGGCACAGCAGAGGTTGCAGATCCG AAGGCTATGGCAGCACAGACCGTCTTGCTTCAAGCCCATCCACTGCACCATTACGT GTGACAAGCATGCTGGCGAGACTGTCGCGAACGTCGTCACCTCGCTGCCCTTCATCGTTCTTGGACTGCAGGCTCCAAGGCAACATATATGCTTTGTTTGCTTGCGTGCTCACAGCGCGAGGAGTCTACTAAGTAACGCGCGATGCTGCAGGAAGAACCTGAACGCCGCTATCTACGCCAACTCCCTGGTCGGGATGGGAGTAGCGTCGAGCCTGTACCATTCTTCCAGAGGAGGAATCCGGAGGCTCCTGCGTTGGGCCGACTACACTATGATTGCCACCACAACTCTG TGTTTGTCGAGAGCAGTAGGCAACGAGAACCCAAGATTGCTCATGGCCGCTTCAGCGTTGCTCCTGCCGTTTCAGCCACTGGTGGTTTCGGCTGTCCACACTGGACTCATGGAGGCAAGTAAT GTTTCATTTGCGAGAAGAGCGTCGATGGAACCGGAGCTCAGGATGGCGCATAACCTGCACAAGGTGTCGTCTCTGCTGGGAGGTGCGCTGTTCATCGCCGACGACTGCTTCCCGGAGACTCCCTATATCCACGCCGCGTGGCATCTTGCTGCTGCCATCGGCGTTGGCACGTGCAACAAGCTTCTTGAATGA